From Paenibacillus sp. PL2-23:
TTCGGACGAGCCGATTAGATGGCCCTTCTTCTGCCCGGCAGACACGGCGATAATATCCGCTTTGGTCAGTCCGGCGGACAGCAGGTGCGCGTACATAGGGTATTTGTCGGGCAGGCGATCGAGCGCCTCGATCTGCTCGGATACCCAGCTGCCCGCCGCCCCGCCATCGTCACCCAGGAAGCGGCTCCATGAGATCGTGATGCCGTTGCTGCCTCCCTTGGCGTCGACGATGCCGTCATAAGCCTTGCCGAACGTGCAATGATCGATCCATACCTTGCTTGTTCCATTCTCCAGCGATATATAATCCCAGTCGTTGCGATCGAAGTCGCCCCGGGTCGCCTCATCCCATTCCCACAGCTCGTCGAATGACAGGTTGCGGATGATGATATTGGAGCTCGCCCGGAATACAAGCGAAGCGTGCCGGAGCTCGGAGCCGTTGCGGGAGAAGAGGGTCAGGCCGTTCGCCCCGTCTACCGTTATTTTGCACACGCCGGTACGAAGCAGCACGGGATGCAGCAGCGGGTCGTTATGCTTGCTGAACGGCGCCGTGCGAGCCGCTTCCGGAATTTCCAGCCAGCCGAGATCCAGATCGTTCATAATCTCAATGACCTTCGCGCCGGAGCCCGGCTTCAGCGCCTCATGCAAATCCTGGGCGGTATAGACCTTGCGATAAGCGGGGTCATTCTCCGCCAGCAGCCCGCCGCCCGTATTGTAAGCGGAGAAGCCGCCCATCTCGTACAGGCCGGGAACGACCAGCCCTGATGGCGTCGCGGACACCTCTCCCGAGTAGGGGCTTGATCCGTTCGCGTTAACGGCTCTTACGACCCAATAATACGTCGTATCGTTCGTGAGACCGGACACAGTGGCGGTGAGGCCTGAGACCTCATCACCCATCAGCGTGTAGGGACCGCCGCTTGTCGTGCCTCCAAGCACTTGATAGGACGCCGCTCCGGCAGCGGCTTGCCAGGTCAGCTCCACCGCCTCGTGACGGGGGATGGCTGTCAGTCCATCGGGTGCGGACGGCGGATTCTCATCCACAGGCACCGTCTCCGAATCGAAGACAAGCGCGCCGTCGACCTCCAGCTTAATCTGATCGAATACGGCTGAGGCCGACGATACGGCAAAGCCGACATAGAGGGTAGACAGATTCAGGTGGGTGTAGTGATTGTTTTTGTTGTCATTGTAATTGGTGCGGGATTGGTACGTGCTGCCACCGTCCAGGGAGTACGTGAATTGCAGATCGTCCCCGGTGCGCGCCATTCGGACCGAAATAGGCCCCGTCGAGGCGCCAAGATTATCACTGCCTCCGCCGGTTCCGTCCAGTCGGCGATAGTCGCGGACACGGACATTGCCGCTGTTCAAGTCCAGCCCAGTCGCCACCATCTTGGAATCAGGCTCCAGGCCTCCCTTGGCCATCAGAAGAGCCCATGCGTTGGCGGGGTTAGGGCTGAAGCTGCTCAGGCGCGCGGTGAACACAAAATCCTTGTCGCCAGAGACGGGAAGATAAGCGAAGGCGACATGATCCCCAGCGGAATCGATCTTGCCGCCAGAGGCTTGCATCGTCAATGCCCTGTTCTGGAACGCCGCCGAGACGGCGCCTGGATTCACCTCATCGGAAGCATACAGCTTGCTCGCGCTCCAGCCCTCCGGAAGACCGGTGGCGGCTATGGCTTCCGTCGCCGCTGAGGCTGAGCCTGCTCCCCCGAGCATTCCGGCAAGCAACTGCAGGGCTACGGCCGAGGCCAGCAAGGAAGAGAGCCATTTTTTTCTAATCATCTGAATTGTTGCACCTCCGAACGATGTATTGATGTAAGCGCTTCCTGTACATGGACAGTATAGGCTTGGAGCGGAAGGTGCCTCAATAATCATTGCGCGTGGAATTGGGAAAAAGGGCCAGGCGGGCGACATAATCATTTTGCGAGGGAATGCTCATTAGAACGGATTTGAACGCTAAGGCAAGGGATGCGGGGGATCAGAGAGCCGTATATGGCGCAAGAGGCCTCATCACAGCAAGATATGGAAAGCCGCGTGAGGCCGATCCTGTTACATTGTCTGTAGGAGCAGGCGGGAGGGGGATCAGGTGAGAAGCGTCTCAGCATCCAGAGGAAGCTTCTGAATAGGGGCGTAGATATGATAGGCGGCGTCCAGCTGGTACGGACTATCGAACTGTTGAATGAGCTCGATGGGACAGTGCTCCCTCTCGAGCCTGGTTATTCTTAGAAAGCGGGCATAGTCCGTAATGAACACGTCTCCAATGTCGAGCAAGTCGCCCCTATATTGAAATCTGGCGCAGAAGAGCGGAGGGACCTGAACGGTAAAATAATTCGGCATACTGAGCTCAAGAGCATGCGGGATGCCGCAAAGCACCTTGAATCTGGTGGAGCCGGGCTGGCAATTGGAATAGATGACATAGCAGCCGCCTGTTAACGGCTCGCCCTCGGGAAGGGCATCCAGCAGTCTTCGGGCATGCGCCCGAATGACGAACTTGTAGTCATCCGTCGCCAGATCCACCTCGAAGGCAAGGCCGCTGACGCTGAGAGGGGCGAGCTCCGTTAAGGTGAAATGCGATACGACGTCGCCATGGATATGCTTGACCGCTCTCTGCACAACAGAAGGCAGGGGTGCCGCAGCGAGGGTGGAGTCCGCTCCTCTCAGCGAGCTGGGAGCCATGCCGTATTGGCGTCTGAAGGCTCGCGTGAACGAGGAAGGTGTGCCGAAGCCCAGGCGACAGGCAATGTCGGTTAGCGAAAGGCGGCCGTCCTGAATCAGCGACAGTGAGGCGTTCAGCCTTCTCGCCAGCACGTATTGCTTCAACGAGCAGCCCATCATGGCCGAGAAGAGGCGGTGAAAATAAAATTTGGACATATGGCTGGAATCGGCCACGGCATCCAGTGATAAGGGCTGCTCCAGGTTGTCCTCGATGTAGCGCAGCGCGCGTTCAATCACTTCATGATGCTCCATTGGGGGACTCCTTTGCTTATTAGTTGAAAAGTCAGGAATAAGGAGGAATAAGGTATGGATCGAGATCGGATGAATGGCATCCTATTAGGCTTGCTGTATATCGTCGCCGCCGCCGCTTCGATTATTGCGGTTGTTCTCTACGAACCGCTGCTATCGGAGCAATGGTATAGGACGGCGATCCAGGAAGGGGACACCAAGGTATTAATCGGCATAGGCCACGAGATGCTGCTCGTGCTGTCGGCGGTGGGAACGGCGGTGATGCTGTTTCCTTACGTTCGCCGCTGGAATGAGCATTTGGCGCTTGGCTATCTCTGTTTTCGCTTGCTGGAAGCGGTGTTTATTGCCATTGGAGTGGTCAGTCTATTCGGCTTGCTGCAGCTTAGCTTCTATTATGAAGCAAATGGGCCGGGAGTTGAAGAGCAGCTGCGCGCGGCGGGGGTCCTGCTGCAAGGCTTTCACCAATGGACAGCGATGCTGGGACCCAATTTCATGCTTGGCGTCAATACGCTGCTGTATAGCTACTTGCTTCTCCGAACGGGCCTAGTGCCGAGGCCGCTGGCGATATTCGGCATGCTTACTGCCGTGATGGTCTTCGTGGCTGGCATGCTGGAGATGTTCGGCGTAATGGAGCCGATGTCGGCAGCCAAGGGGCTGATCGCCCTCCCAGTAGGCGTATATGAGCTGAGCTTGGCGGTATGGCTGATCGTCAGAGGTTTTGCGAGGAAATGAATGCACGTTCAGATGGTTTCAAGTATAATGACAGGCAAACAGCTATAAGAGAGAGGATGTCAGGATATGTCAGTTGGTATATTAGCGCATTTGTTAGGAAAACAGCCCTATAAGGAGCTTGCGGCCAAGGTGGCCGAGCACGGCTTCCCCTATGTGCAGCTGGCGCTTGCCAAAGCGTTCACCGATATCGATTCCAGCCTAGGCAAGCTAAGCCCCGGCTTGGCGCAAGAGATTGGAGGCGCCTTCGCAGAGCGAGGCGTGCGTATCGCCGTTCTTGGCTGCTATGCGAGCCTGGTGGAGCTGGATGACGAGTCCTTCCGCTACAATGTAGACCGGTTCAAGGAGCATCTGCGGAACGCCCGCCACTTCGGGGCGCCGATCGTAGCGACGGAGGTCGGCAATATCCTCGGTCCGGACAGCCGTCCCCAGCATCTGGAACGATTGAACCTGGCGCTGGAGGAGCTGGTGGAGGAGGCCGAGCGCTGGGGCGTAACGATCGGGCTGGAGGCGGCGCAAGGGCATCTGATTGACTCGTCCGAGACGCTTGCGGAGACCATTGAGCGATTCCCGTCCTCCTGCGTCGGCGTTGTGCTGGACCCTTGCAATCTCATGAACCGCCAGCGGTTCGAGGTACAGGACGATACGATCCGGGAAGCGTTCCGGCTGCTCGGTCCACGGATCGTCAGCGCGCATGTGAAGGACCTGCAGCGCGCAGAGGACGGCTCGCTGAAGGGGACAGCAGCGGGGCTCGGCGAGCTGAACTACCCGCTGTTCTTCCAGCTGCTGGAGCAGCACAAGCCGCATGGCTTCGCAACGCTGGAGGATGTTACCGTCCCTCAGATGGCGGAGGCGGCGCGGTTCGTCCGGGAGGGGCGGGCTAACGCTCATTGACCGGTTACGCCAGTATTCGGGGCGGCAAGCCTAACTCGTCATGGGACAGCCCGGCGCCCCTTCATGGCCGAACGATCAAGGAAACACCGGTTTTTGCGCCAACGGGCCAAACCTGTCACGTCTGTGGGAGCAAGTAAGCAGAAGTGAAGGATTTGAGCGTACGAGGATGGACATGTTCATCTTGTCAAACGTCACATAACCGAGATTGGAATGCGGCACAAAACATAAAGGCTATGGCCCTGTAATGAATAATGTAAGAACTGTAGGAACCACAGGGGCCGCTTGGTGTACGATATTTCGAAAAAATATTACTACGACTTTGCTCCATGAGGAGCAACAACCCAAGAATGCTCCATCGCTTAGGTGGCGGGAGTGTTCAACATTCATCCCTGACTGTCAAACCAACGCCGTCATCCGCGCATATGCTGATAGCATATAGGGGAGAGGCGATGGTTTTTTCATTTTTTGAAGGGAAGGAATAAATTTTGTTCATGGCCCTGATTTTTATTTTTTATCGTGTTGTGTACGTTTTCTGAATTTTATCGCATTATGGGGCTGTCAGTGAAATTTACCGGTTTTTAAAAAGGGTCCAACTATCTTATAATAGTAGATATCTCAATCTATAAATAAGGACGGTTACAATGAGTCATAAGACGGAAACAGACGTAATCTTGATCGGCGCCGGTATTATGAGCGCGACCTTGGGTGCTCTGCTGAAGGAGCTGGCGCCGAACTGGAAGATCAAAGTGTTCGAGAAGCTGTCCAAGGCTGGCGAGGAAAGCTCGAACGAATGGAATAACGCGGGAACGGGACATGCTGCGTTATGCGAGCTGAACTATACAAGCCAGAAGCCGGATGGCTCGATTGACATCAGCAAGGCCATCAAGGTGAATGAAGAGTATCAGGTGTCCAAGCAGTTCTGGTCTTATCTGGTGGAGAGCAAGCTGATTCGCAATCCGCAGGAATTTATTATGCCATTGCCCCATATGAGCTTCGTGCACGGAGCGAGCAATGTGGCCTACCTCAAGAAGCGCTATGAAGCGATGTCGGCCAATCCGTTGTTCGATGGTATGGAGTTCTCCGACGACCCTGCAACCTTGAAGAAGTGGATTCCGCTTATGATGAACGAGCGTACGTCGAACGAGCCTATCGCGGCGACGAAGATCGACACGGGCACGGATGTGAACTTCGGCGCGCTTACGCGTATGCTGTTCGATCACTTGAAGGGCAAGAATGTCGAGATTCACTACAAGCACAGCGTGGACAATATGAGACGCGCAGGCGACGGCTCCTGGGACCTGAAGGTTCGGAATGTCGACAGCGGCATCGTGGAGCGCCACAAAGCCAAGTTCGTATTCATCGGCAGCGGCGGCGGCAGCCTGCATCTGCTGCAGAAGTCCGGCATTCCCGAAGGCAGAGGGATCGGCGGCTTCCCGGTCAGCGGACTGTTCATGGTGTGCACCAATCCGGAGGTCGCGGCTCAGCATCATGCCAAGGTGTACGGCAAGGCGCCGGTTGGAGCGCCGCCTATGTCCGTGCCGCATCTGGACACTCGGTATATCGATAACAAGAAGTCGCTGCTCTTCGGGCCGTTCGCAGGCTTCACGCCGAAGTTCCTGAAGACGGGCTCCATGTTCGATCTGATTACATCCGTGAAGCCTTATAACGTGGTGACGATGCTGTCGGCCGGCGTCAAGGAGCTGGGTCTGACCAAATATCTGATCGAGCAATTGATGCTGTCCAAGGAGAAGCGTATGGAAGCGCTGCGCGAATTTATCCCCAACGCCAAGAGCGAGGACTGGGATTTGGTCGTTGCAGGCCAGCGCGTGCAGGTGATCAAGGATACGCCTAACGGCAGAGGCACGCTCCAGTTCGGCACTGAGGTCATTAGCGCCGCCGACGGCTCCATTGCCGCGCTGCTTGGCGCGTCTCCGGGCGCCTCTACAGCGGTGTCCGTCATGCTGGAGGTCATCTCCCGCTGCTTCCCGCAGCATATCAAGGAATGGGAGCCGAAGCTGAAGCAGATGATCCCGTCATACGGCAAGAAGCTGCTGCAGAATCCGGAGCTGATTCAAGAGATTCATACGTCGACGGCCCGCACGCTTGGTTTGACAGGCGAGCTGCAGACGTCGAAATAGCAGGCGACGAAGGCGCGAAGGCCGTTCCGCGATGAGGCGGAACGGCCTTCGTGCGCGCTTGGCCGCACGTAAAAACGAGGGAACTCCCCGAGGTGAGGAACAGCGACACCTCGTGTCGCTGTTGCCCCTGCTGGTACAACATTTACTGCAAGACAGGTCTGCTCAACTGATCAACAAGGGCTGATCCAACTTATTTCCTTTAACCGGGATGTACGAGGAGTGAGGGATAGAACATGCATGCTGATCCTCTGAAATCGCAAGCCATGATAAAGGTTGCTTCATCGGTAAAAGCTAGCTTAGAGCTTGTGGTTATATTCGCCATGGCCGCTGTGTTTATTGTGCTGCAGCTTACGCATTGGGAGCCTCTAACGGCGGTGCTCGGCATCCTGGTGTTTGGCGCGATTGCTCTGTTCCTGCGTCATCTTCGAGGCATGACCCTGTGGCTGACTGTGGGGTTCATGTCCGTCGGCGTGCTGCTGCTCCTGGTTCAGAAGGCATCGGCGAGCTATTGGTTCCAAGCAGCAGGCGTCAATGTTACGCTTGTCACCTTGTTTGTATTCGCGCCGCTGTTCGGCATCCCGGTTCGGCTGCCCGCATATATAGCCGCGCTGAAGCGCTTCTACGAAACCAAGCTGCGCAGCCGATATATGTTATTCAGCGGCACCCAGCTGCTGACGCAAACGATGGCCGTATTCCTCAATGTTGGCTCGATTCCTGTTGTCTATCATATGGTGTTCGCCAAGACGCATCCCGGAATGGCTATGCCGCTGGCCAATGCGCTGAATCGCGGCTTTGCGGGAGCCATCCTGTGGTCGCCCTATTTCGCGGCAATGGCGGTTGTGCTCTCTTCCTTATCGGTAGAGTGGACGGCTATTCTGCTCCCTATGCTGGGGCTTGTGGCCATCAGTATGCTGGTTAGCATCGTGGTGGAATACAAGGCGTTGCGGAATGCTGGCGGCGATGAGCTGCTGGAGGAAGAGCAAGCGAAGGAGCAAACGAAGGAGAATGGGAAGGGGAAGCTGACCGATATGGGAAGGACTGAGCCTGCCGTGAGCGACGGCTCGTCTTCTTTTCCCGTGGGACTGGGTCTGTATCTTGTCTTGGCGATTGTCGCCATCCTATTGCTGGAGCAGTGGGTGGAGCTTCCCATGGTGCTCATCACATGCTTTGCCGCAGTCGTGTACCCGCTAATCTGGTGCCTGGGCAAAAGGGAGACGGCAACCTATCGGCAGGGTCTGAGCCATCATACCTCTGTGACGCTTCCTGCGCTCAAGAAGGAGATGACCTTGTTTCTCGCGGCGGGCTTCTTCAGTGGAGCCATCGGCATGATCGGATTCGGGGACTACGTTCCCGTCCTTCTGGAGAGTATCCCGCTGCCGGTATCCTTGTCTTACTCCATCCTGACCATTGTGTTGATCATGCTTACCTCCATGATGGGTCTGCATCCCATCGTGCTCGTCACCATTCTGGCGACAGGCATCGATCCCGCGGCTGTACAGATGAGCCCGAACGAAGCTGCGGTGCTGCTCCTCGGCAGCTGGTGCCTGTCCAATGGCATTTCGCCGTCCTCGGCCGTGAACAACCTGCTGGCGAGCTTGTTTCAGAAGTCGGTGTACGAGATAGCGAGGCCGAACTATAGGTTTGCCGTCTGGATGGGAGCTGCGCTGCTCCTGTATTTGGCCGTGATAACCGTCTAGAAGCCTGGCGTTATGTATGGTACGATGGAAGCCTATATGCAAAGAGGAAGTGAACCCTACTTATGATACTGATAACGATTCCAACGCCGGAAGTGACGATACACAAGCAGGAAAATCCGCAGCTTAGCCATATCTACGGCTTTACGGATTTCCATCTGATTACGCGCGAGCGCGGCGGCATCTTCATGTTCTACAATGACAAGGATGAGTTGCTGTTCGTGGGGAAAGCCCGCAAGCTGCGCCAGCGGATCAAAAAGCACTTTGAAGATACCGTCTCCCCTATGAAGAATCATCGGGACGAGGTGGCGAAGATCGAGGTGTGCCTCGTCGACGACCCTATGGAGCGGGAAATCTACGAAACGTATATCGCGAACAAGGGGAGAGCCAAGTACAATCCGGACAAGGTGTCCCAAGGCTAACGGCGGCCCATTTGACAAAAAGAGTTGTAGTAACTAAAATGGTTACAACGGTGGTGATGGCACATGAAGCAGATCAGCACACGTTTCTCGATTGCGGTGCATACCCTATGCCTTATTGCGGTTAGTCCGCAGGATTGCACGGGGGATTTCATCGCGGGCAGCGTGAATACGAACCCCGTTGTGATCCGCCGCATCATGGGCATGCTGAAAAAGGCGGGGCTGGTGGATGTGCGGGCCGGAGTCGGCGGCGCTTCCTTGCGGAAGGACCCGCACCGGATTACGCTTCTCGATATCTATCGAGCGGTGAACGTGGCGGAGGAGAACCAGTTGTTCCGTATTCACGAGGCGCCTAATATCCAGTGCTCCATCGGTCGCAGCATCGAGCAAGTGCTGCAGGCCGAGGTGAGCGAGGCTCAGGCGGCTATGGAGCGGAGGCTGGAGCAGACAACGCTTGCCGAGCTGATCGTGAAGTTTGAATAAAGCTCTGTTCGCATGCCGACCTGCTCCGTCAGGGGCGGGGAGGCGGCTGCTCGCAGAGCTTCTATTTCAATACCAGCGCGCAACGGATGCTGCCCCACTGCAGGACGACTCTGCCCATTACGCTAGTGACATGTGCCGCTGCCGATTATCACGGAAAGACTGCACGAGGGGATTTTTTTATGCGCGAGTTGTAACCAATATGGTTATAACTAGTGCGAATACAACATTTTTTGGAGGTATAACAATGAAAAAGCTATTAGTAACAGGCGCAACAGGCAAGCTGGGCTCTAAAGTGGTGGAGGCGCTGCTGAGAAGTGTGCCGGCGGGCAGTCTGGCCGTTAGCGTGCGGAATCCGGAGTCGGCGGCTAAGCTTCGCGCTTTGGGCGTAGACGTCCGCCATGGAGACTTCGACGAACCGGCAACGCTGGATGCCGCATTCGCGGGTATCGATCGGATGCTGATTATCTCCACGGATGGAGATACAGATACTCGAATTCGCCAGCATACGAACGCGGTCGAAGCGGCTGCTCGGGCGGGCGTCGGCTTTATCGCGTATACAAGTGTGGCGAATGCGGCAGACAGCAAGCTGTTCCTGGCGAAGCCGCATCAAGCAACGGAAGTGGCCATTCGCGCAACAGGCATTCCGTATTCCTTCCTGCGCAACAACTGGTACTTCGAGAATGAGCTATCCAGCATTCAAGGCGTGCAGGCGGGCGCTCCATGGGTGACCTCCGCCGGCACGGGCAAGGTGGGCTCGGCGCTTCGACAGGAATATGCGGAAGCGGCGGCAGTTGTTCTCGCAGGGGAGGGGCATGACCATACTACGTATGAGCTGTCTGGCAAGCTGCTCTCGCAGGAAGAGCTTGCAGCGGCAGTCAGCGTCGTATTAGGCAGGGAGGTGCCGGTCGTTCATGTGGACGATGACGCTTATGCGGACATCATGAAGAACGCCGGCGTGCCTGACTTCGTCATCCCGATTCTTGTCGGTATCCAGCAAGGCATCCGCGAAGGAAGCCTGGAGGTGGAGAGCGGCGACTTCGAGAAGCTGCTGGGACGTCCATTGGCGCCGATCCATGAGGCGCTGCGCCAGCTGGTGTAGGCGACCGTATGAGCTGTTGACACGAGAAGCAGCCCCATTCGTTCCGTTGCGGAGCCGAACGGGGTTGTTTTCTTTTGTGCAAATAATCATCCCATGCTGCATGCGCAAACATGTTATGCTAGAGTCATTCGGATACACCGAATCATGTTCAACTAGAATCTTGCAGAGGAATGATGTTGAGAATGGCAGGTTGCAAGGGATGTTGGACGGGCTCGCATACTTATGAAGTACGGATAGAGGGAAGTGTGAATGTAGAAGTCATGGGAGCTGTTGCCGGATTTCTTCGGTCAAGAGACGCGATGGTGGAGCTGGACAATGATCGGCTCTATTTCAAGGAGGAGAGCCTGGCAGACTTCTATGATTTCTGCCGGGATCATATGGATGTCGAGAGGATGGCGGTCAGGACGTCCGAGCAGGCGGAATGGAAGCCATTCGGCCTAGTTCCGGATATGCTGGGCGCAGAATGGGTGGATCGGCTGATCACGGAAAATCGCATTGAGCCATGGGCGCAGCCGATTATAGACCGGAACGGGGAGCTGTTCGCTCACGAGATGCTGGCGCGGTTCGTCCGGCCGGAGGGGGGCTTGCAGTCCCCATTCGAGGTGTTCGGTGCGGCCAAGCTGCGGGACAGGGTGTACGCGCTGGATCGCATGTGCCGGATGGCGGCTATTCGGAGCGCCGTGCATTTGCCGAAGAAGGTATTTATTAATTTTGTGCCTACTTCCATCTACTCGCCGGCGCATTGCCTGCAGTCCACAGTAGCTTTGGCGCAGGAGCTCGGCTTCCATTCCTCGAAGTTCGTCTTCGAGGTGGTGGAGAGCGAGGAGGTAGGGGATATCGCCCATCTCAAGTCCATACTGGAGTACTACAAGGCGGGCGGCTTTCAATATGCGCTGGACGATGTGGGCGAAGGCTTCAGCACCGCTCAGATGCTGCGCGATATTACGCCTCACTATATGAAGCTCGACAAGTCCTATGTTCAGGGCGTAGCGGGCGACCCGGACAAGCAGGAAATGGCGGCTCAGATGCTGACCATGGCTCTTGAGCTCGGCTCGGTGCCGCTTGCGGAAGGGATCGAGGCGGAGGAGGATTACGAATGGCTGAGAGAGCAAGGCTTCGAGCTGTTCCAGGGCTATTGGTTCGCCAGGCCTGCACCTATCGCGAGAGCGGTAAGACAATAAATGATGCGCAGCTCGGATGCGCAAGGCGTAACGGACATCAAACGCGCGTAGAGCTCGAAGTTGTCGCTTTTCAGCATGTAACGGTGTACGCTGGTCACTTATAAAATAACAATCGGTTTGCGGCGGAGTTGCGATAGCCGGTCGGCGTCAAGCCGGTCATCCCCTTGAACGTCCGCATGAAATGCTGGCTGTCGTGGAAGCCGAGCTGCAGCGCGATCTCGTTGATGGTCAGATTCGTGTCCGTCAGCAGGTAGGAGGCGGCTTCGAGCTTCTGCTGCATCAGGAATGGCTTGAGCGGCACACCTGCAATCTGGCTGAACAAATGGGACAAATATTTGGCGTTATAGCCGAAGTGGTCCGCTATTTGCGTAACCTGCAGCCGCTCGAACCGGTGCCACTTGATATAATCCACAACGTCGTTGTACAACTGCTTCTGCTTCAGCCGCTGCCCGGAGCCGGGGCTGTCTTGCTTCATTTGATTGTGAAGCTCACAGAGAATGCTAGTCGCCATATAATGGCCCAGTGTCGGGTCTTGATAGCTGCGAATGGCATCCTGCAGCTGCTTCATCATAACAATGAGCTTATCCCCGCCCCTCAGCGAGCCCTTGCCTGGAATCCGCAGGATGCTGGCAGGCTCCTCGCTATCGCCCGTATCGAATGGCGCTGCAGGCTGCTCCGACTCCATAACGTGTAGCCAATAAAAGCTGCAATCCGACGGCTGATACCCGTATTGACGGGTTCTTGGAGGCATTAGCAAATATTCGCCCTCACGCAAGGCGTGCTGCTCATGCTCGTCGGCGATATACAGCACGCCCCGGGTCGGGAGGAACAGCTCGTAGTCCATCAGGATCCGGTTCATATGCATCCAATCCGCTGATGGAGCCGTGAATTTACCTGTCATGACCAGTTGCAGTGGTCTTTCGACGTTCAAGAGAAACGTTGTCATCGCTGGATACCCCCCATCTAACCTTTTCACCCCATATCCATGCTATAACCATAACAAGCCGCACGAGAGCTGGCAATAGGGCTGGCGATGAAGACCAGCTTCTCTAGCCTGCCGCATGCATGCTGAGAACAGACTTTTTTACACCAATTCGAACGTTTCGCCACTTACGCAGCCTTGACCCTTGATAGTACGCTGAGGAAGAACAAACCAAGGCGAGAGGCGGATGTAACTTGAGAATGGGAGAAACGACGCGCAAGCAGCTGCAGCATTTTGGACTGGATCAGGTCAGACTGACTGAAGCTTACCATACGAACGCGGCCCAGAAGGAGCTTCAATATCTGTACAGTTATGAGCTGGACCGGCTGCTGGCTGGATTTCGGGAGACCAAGGGGCTTGAGCCGAAAGCTCCAAAGTACCCCGGCTGGGAGGACACTG
This genomic window contains:
- a CDS encoding Rrf2 family transcriptional regulator — protein: MKQISTRFSIAVHTLCLIAVSPQDCTGDFIAGSVNTNPVVIRRIMGMLKKAGLVDVRAGVGGASLRKDPHRITLLDIYRAVNVAEENQLFRIHEAPNIQCSIGRSIEQVLQAEVSEAQAAMERRLEQTTLAELIVKFE
- a CDS encoding sugar phosphate isomerase/epimerase, coding for MSVGILAHLLGKQPYKELAAKVAEHGFPYVQLALAKAFTDIDSSLGKLSPGLAQEIGGAFAERGVRIAVLGCYASLVELDDESFRYNVDRFKEHLRNARHFGAPIVATEVGNILGPDSRPQHLERLNLALEELVEEAERWGVTIGLEAAQGHLIDSSETLAETIERFPSSCVGVVLDPCNLMNRQRFEVQDDTIREAFRLLGPRIVSAHVKDLQRAEDGSLKGTAAGLGELNYPLFFQLLEQHKPHGFATLEDVTVPQMAEAARFVREGRANAH
- a CDS encoding SDR family oxidoreductase; the encoded protein is MKKLLVTGATGKLGSKVVEALLRSVPAGSLAVSVRNPESAAKLRALGVDVRHGDFDEPATLDAAFAGIDRMLIISTDGDTDTRIRQHTNAVEAAARAGVGFIAYTSVANAADSKLFLAKPHQATEVAIRATGIPYSFLRNNWYFENELSSIQGVQAGAPWVTSAGTGKVGSALRQEYAEAAAVVLAGEGHDHTTYELSGKLLSQEELAAAVSVVLGREVPVVHVDDDAYADIMKNAGVPDFVIPILVGIQQGIREGSLEVESGDFEKLLGRPLAPIHEALRQLV
- a CDS encoding malate:quinone oxidoreductase, which codes for MSHKTETDVILIGAGIMSATLGALLKELAPNWKIKVFEKLSKAGEESSNEWNNAGTGHAALCELNYTSQKPDGSIDISKAIKVNEEYQVSKQFWSYLVESKLIRNPQEFIMPLPHMSFVHGASNVAYLKKRYEAMSANPLFDGMEFSDDPATLKKWIPLMMNERTSNEPIAATKIDTGTDVNFGALTRMLFDHLKGKNVEIHYKHSVDNMRRAGDGSWDLKVRNVDSGIVERHKAKFVFIGSGGGSLHLLQKSGIPEGRGIGGFPVSGLFMVCTNPEVAAQHHAKVYGKAPVGAPPMSVPHLDTRYIDNKKSLLFGPFAGFTPKFLKTGSMFDLITSVKPYNVVTMLSAGVKELGLTKYLIEQLMLSKEKRMEALREFIPNAKSEDWDLVVAGQRVQVIKDTPNGRGTLQFGTEVISAADGSIAALLGASPGASTAVSVMLEVISRCFPQHIKEWEPKLKQMIPSYGKKLLQNPELIQEIHTSTARTLGLTGELQTSK
- a CDS encoding AraC family transcriptional regulator, with product MEHHEVIERALRYIEDNLEQPLSLDAVADSSHMSKFYFHRLFSAMMGCSLKQYVLARRLNASLSLIQDGRLSLTDIACRLGFGTPSSFTRAFRRQYGMAPSSLRGADSTLAAAPLPSVVQRAVKHIHGDVVSHFTLTELAPLSVSGLAFEVDLATDDYKFVIRAHARRLLDALPEGEPLTGGCYVIYSNCQPGSTRFKVLCGIPHALELSMPNYFTVQVPPLFCARFQYRGDLLDIGDVFITDYARFLRITRLEREHCPIELIQQFDSPYQLDAAYHIYAPIQKLPLDAETLLT
- a CDS encoding DUF4386 domain-containing protein encodes the protein MDRDRMNGILLGLLYIVAAAASIIAVVLYEPLLSEQWYRTAIQEGDTKVLIGIGHEMLLVLSAVGTAVMLFPYVRRWNEHLALGYLCFRLLEAVFIAIGVVSLFGLLQLSFYYEANGPGVEEQLRAAGVLLQGFHQWTAMLGPNFMLGVNTLLYSYLLLRTGLVPRPLAIFGMLTAVMVFVAGMLEMFGVMEPMSAAKGLIALPVGVYELSLAVWLIVRGFARK
- a CDS encoding AraC family transcriptional regulator, whose product is MTTFLLNVERPLQLVMTGKFTAPSADWMHMNRILMDYELFLPTRGVLYIADEHEQHALREGEYLLMPPRTRQYGYQPSDCSFYWLHVMESEQPAAPFDTGDSEEPASILRIPGKGSLRGGDKLIVMMKQLQDAIRSYQDPTLGHYMATSILCELHNQMKQDSPGSGQRLKQKQLYNDVVDYIKWHRFERLQVTQIADHFGYNAKYLSHLFSQIAGVPLKPFLMQQKLEAASYLLTDTNLTINEIALQLGFHDSQHFMRTFKGMTGLTPTGYRNSAANRLLFYK
- a CDS encoding nucleotide excision repair endonuclease, which codes for MILITIPTPEVTIHKQENPQLSHIYGFTDFHLITRERGGIFMFYNDKDELLFVGKARKLRQRIKKHFEDTVSPMKNHRDEVAKIEVCLVDDPMEREIYETYIANKGRAKYNPDKVSQG
- a CDS encoding EAL domain-containing protein: MNVEVMGAVAGFLRSRDAMVELDNDRLYFKEESLADFYDFCRDHMDVERMAVRTSEQAEWKPFGLVPDMLGAEWVDRLITENRIEPWAQPIIDRNGELFAHEMLARFVRPEGGLQSPFEVFGAAKLRDRVYALDRMCRMAAIRSAVHLPKKVFINFVPTSIYSPAHCLQSTVALAQELGFHSSKFVFEVVESEEVGDIAHLKSILEYYKAGGFQYALDDVGEGFSTAQMLRDITPHYMKLDKSYVQGVAGDPDKQEMAAQMLTMALELGSVPLAEGIEAEEDYEWLREQGFELFQGYWFARPAPIARAVRQ
- a CDS encoding zinc ribbon domain-containing protein produces the protein MKDLSVRGWTCSSCQTSHNRDWNAAQNIKAMAL